A part of Vulpes lagopus strain Blue_001 chromosome 4, ASM1834538v1, whole genome shotgun sequence genomic DNA contains:
- the TBRG4 gene encoding FAST kinase domain-containing protein 4 — MAARLVKRCTCLLRGAMLEAPALAPGCGLRLSRVAPRVLTSSATSPSSHFPGPLSGLVEKERAFAANSEHQDMDQLIEKATRPEELLELFRGGHCLHENHAALILIHLSRLLANEPEEKKALLLQDAHFQQLLQLVNSQITSVWHGILVRLLRSLYALALPGACKELQSVEQEVRWRLRRLKYRHLVFLAESSATYMQERDSQELLAELLVHLERRWAEIEDCRMVVSMMAKIGHLSEPLMNRLEDKCLELVEQFGPDELRKVLVTLATQNRRSVPLLRAISYHLVQKPFPLTKGILLDLAYAYGKLGFQQTQVFQRLASDLLPRAPSLTSSEVARCTKSFALLKWVNGPLFEAFVQHILDRAQTITGLHLCNMLLAFAHLNFHPEREDQFFCLVREKLGSMLSGLPPALQVDVVWALCVLQQVQEAELRAVLCPELHTQFLGGGSPKHQSTFQKLLHINATAQLEHPEYTGPLLPASAVVPRLSALDRKVTPLQKELQDTLRGLLGSRGSFMVPTQYGWVLDAEVVLDPDSQFLPPRDFVAPHLAPPSGSQPLPPGAKRLAFLRWEYPNYSSRSRDLLGRFVLARRHVLAAGFLVVDVPYYEWLELKSEWQKGAYLKDKIRKAVAEELAK, encoded by the exons ATGGCAGCTCGCCTGGTGAAGCGATGCACCTGCCTCCTGAGGGGGGCCATGCTCGAGGCCCCTGCCCTGGCTCCGGGCTGTGGACTCCGACTTAGCAGGGTCGCCCCCAGGGTTCTGACGTCCTCAGCTACCTCGCCCAGTTCCCACTTCCCAGGTCCCTTATCAGGGCTTGTGGAGAAGGAACGGGCATTCGCCGCCAACTCAGAGCACCAAGACATGGACCAGCTCATCGAGAAGGCTACTCGGCCTGAGGAGCTGCTGGAGCTCTTTCGTGGTGGTCACTGCTTGCACGAGAACCATGCAGCCCTCATCCTCATCCACCTCTCTCGCCTGCTGGCCAACGAGCCAGAAGAGAAGAAGGCATTGCTTCTGCAGGATGCCCACTTCCAGCAGCTGCTTCAGCTGGTCAATAGCCAG ATAACCTCTGTGTGGCACGGGATCCTCGTGAGGCTGCTCCGGAGCCTCTATGCACTGGCGCTCCCCGGGGCCTGCAAGGAGCTGCAGTCAGTGGAGCAGGAGGTCCGCTGGCGCCTGCGCAGGCTTAAGTACAGGCACCTGGTCTTCCTGGCGGAGTCCAGTGCCACCTACATGCAGGAGCGGGACTCCCAGGAGCTGCTGGCTGAGCTGCTTGTGCACCTGGAGCGGCGATGGGCAGAAATCGAGGATTGCCGCATGGTAGTGTCCATGATGGCCAAGATAGGGCACCTCTCGGAGCCACTGATGAACCGCCTGGAAGATAAG TGCCTAGAGCTGGTGGAGCAGTTTGGCCCCGATGAACTGCGGAAGGTGCTGGTGACGCTAGCCACTCAGAATCGGCGGTCAGTGCCCTTGCTGCGGGCCATCTCTTACCACCTGGTCCAGAAGCCCTTCCCCCTGACGAAAGGCATCCTCCTGGACCTGGCTTACGCCTATG GCAAACTCGGCTTCCAGCAGACCCAGGTGTTCCAGCGCCTTGCATCTGACCTGCTGCCCCGTGCTCCCAGCCTGACATCCAGTGAGGTGGCCCGCTGCACCAAGTCCTTCGCCCTCCTCAAGTGGGTCAATGGGCCCCTGTTTGAGGCCTTCGTCCAG CACATCCTAGACAGAGCCCAGACTATCACCGGGCTACACCTGTGCAACATGCTCCTGGCCTTTGCGCATCTGAACTTCCACCCGGAACGAGAGGACCAGTTCTTCTGCTTG GTCCGTGAGAAGCTGGGCTCAATGCTGTCgggcctgcccccagccctgcaggtgGACGTGGTGTGGGCTCTGTGCGTGCTGCAGCAGGTGCAAGAGGCAGAGCTGCGGGCCGTGCTGTGCCCTGAGCTGCATACCCAGTTCCTAG GGGGCGGGTCCCCAAAGCATCAGAGCACCTTCCAGAAGCTGCTGCACATCAATGCTACCGCCCAGCTGGAGCATCCCGAGTACACGGGCCCCCTCCTGCCAGCCTCTGCTGTGGTCCCCAGGCTCTCAGCCTTAGACAGGAAGGTGACCCCTTTGCAGAAGGAGCTGCAGGACACACtgagggggctgctggggagcaggggcagcttCATGGTGCCCACGCAGTACGGCTGGGTCCTGG ACGCTGAGGTAGTGTTGGACCCAGATAGCCAGTTCCTGCCCCCGAGGGACTTCGTGGCcccccatcttgccccaccctccgGGAGCCAGCCGTTGCCTCCTGGAGCCAAGAG GCTGGCCTTCCTACGCTGGGAGTACCCCAACTACAGCAGCCGGAGCCGAGACTTGCTGGGGCGCTTCGTGCTGGCCCGGCGCCATGTGCTGGCCGCTGGCTTCCTGGTGGTGGAT GTCCCGTACTACGAGTGGCTGGAACTCAAGTCTGAGTGGCAGAAAGGTGCCTACCTGAAGGACAAGATAAGAAAAGCAGTGGCGGAGGAGCTAGCCAAGTGA